The proteins below are encoded in one region of Cololabis saira isolate AMF1-May2022 chromosome 21, fColSai1.1, whole genome shotgun sequence:
- the slc5a11 gene encoding sodium/myo-inositol cotransporter 2, with product MDFESEFEDRGTSMPPTQSPSGGSNTLGTVDIVVLVVYFLLVLAVGFWSMCRTKRSTVDGYFLAGKSMSWWPVGASLFASNIGSGHFIGLAGSGAAAGIGAIAYEWNGMVMVLLLGWLFLPIYIASGVTTMPEYLQRRFGGRRTQLTIAVLSLFIYIFTKISVDMYAGAVFIQLALRWNIYLAIVLLLTITALYTVAGGLAAVIYTDAVQTAIMLAGALTLMGYSFVEVGGWNGLMEGYPDATPSIRVPNSTCGVPREDAFHIFRDPLNSDLPWPGVIIGMSIPSMWYWCSDQVIVQRSLSAKTLSHAKGGSLLAAYLKILPFFAIMLPGMISRILFTDEVACADPDVCSHICGNSVGCSDIAYAKLVMELLPAGLRGLMMAVMIAALMSSLTSIFNSSSTIFTMDLWKSFRSHASEWELMIVGRVFVLVLVVVSVLWIPVVQASQGGQLFIYIQSISTYLQPPVSIIFLLGCFWKRANEKGAFWALVLGLTVGCIRMLLDFIYPTPPCYEEDNRPGVLKYVHYLYFSTLLSFITLVIAVVVSLATEKPSPEQISRLTWFTRFDPVKPKEQASSGEQSVTNLEVITSENNKVNVEGREATSNNGQTRHHDSASSVSSSRSQSRFMSMFFWLCGLERRREGEDNPPAPPASEQNFYSLEEKPRLRIITNVNLIISMAVTAFIIGFWA from the exons ATGGACTTTGAGTCTGAATTTGAAGACCGAGGGACAAGCATGCCCCCAACTCAGTCACCTTCGGGGGGCAGTAACACGCTGGGCACTGTGGACATCGTGGTGCTGGTGGTTTACTTCCTGCTGGTGCTGGCTGTTGGTTTCTGG TCTATGTGCAGAACGAAGCGCAGCACCGTGGATGGATACTTCTTGGCTGGCAAAAGTATGAGCTGGTGGCCA GTGGGGGCTTCACTGTTCGCCAGTAACATCGGCAGTGGACATTTCATTGGTCTGGCGGGGTCAGGAGCCGCAGCAGGAATCGGTGCAATCGCATATGAATGGAAC gGAATGGTgatggttctgctgctgggatGGCTCTTCTTGCCCATTTATATTGCATCTGGG GTGACGACCATGCCAGAATATCTGCAGAGGCGCTTCGGTGGACGGAGAACGCAGTTAACTATTGCCGTcttgtcattatttatttacatcttcACAAAAATATCG GTGGACATGTATGCGGGTGCAGTGTTCATTCAGCTCGCTCTAAGATGGAATATCTACCTGGCTATTGTGCTGCTGCTGACAATCACCGCCCTCTACACTGTAGCAG GTGGTCTGGCTGCAGTCATCTACACCGATGCAGTTCAGACCGCTATCATGCTGGCAGGAGCTCTCACCCTCATGGGCTACA GCTTTGTGGAGGTTGGAGGCTGGAACGGTCTGATGGAGGGATACCCCGATGCCACTCCCTCCATCCGTGTGCCTAACTCCACCTGTGGTGTCCCTCGAGAGGATGCCTTCCACATATTCAGAGACCCGCTGAACTCTGACCTGCCTTGGCCGGGCGTTATAATCGGCATGTCCATCCCGTCCATGTGGTACTGGTGCTCAGATCAG GTGATTGTGCAGCGCTCTCTGTCTGCCAAGACCCTGAGCCATGCAAAAGGTGGCTCCCTGCTGGCTGCGTACCTGAAGATTCTGCCGTTCTTCGCCATCATGCTCCCCGGCATGATCAGCAGGATTCTCTTCACAG ATGAAGTAGCATGTGCAGACCCTGACGTGTGCAGTCACATTTGTGGGAACTCAGTGGGTTGTTCGGATATAGCCTATGCCAAACTGGtcatggagctgctgcctgCAG GACTGCGGGGTCTAATGATGGCTGTGATGATTGCTGCACTCATGTCATCTCTAACCTCCATCTTCAACAGTTCCAGCACCATTTTCACCATGGATTTGTGGAAGAGTTTCAGATCCCATGCTTCTGAATGGGAGCTCATGATTGTTGGCAG GGTGTTTGTGCTTGTGCTGGTGGTGGTGTCTGTTCTGTGGATTCCTGTTGTCCAGGCCAGTCAGGGTGGCCAGCTCTTCATCTACATCCAGTCCATCAGCACCTACCTGCAGCCACCCGTctccatcatcttcctgttgggATGTTTCTGGAAAAGGGCTAATGAGAAG GGTGCATTCTGGGCCTTAGTTTTAGGCCTCACCGTGGGCTGCATACGCATGCTGCTGGACTTCATCTACCCCACTCCACCGTGCTACGAAGAGGACAACAGGCCTGGGGTGCTGAAGTACGTCCACTACCTCTACTTCTCCACGCTGCTGTCTTTCATCACCCTGGTTATAGCGGTCGTGGTCAGCCTGGCTACTGAGAAGCCCAGCCCTGAGCAG ataaGTCGTCTCACATGGTTCACAAGGTTTGACCCCGTAAAGCCAAAAGAACAGGCGTCCTCAGGGGAGCAAAGTGTCACAAACTTGGAGGTGATCACGTCTGAAAATAACAAGGTGAACGTCGAAGGAAGAGAAGCAACAAGCAACAATGGACAAACACGTCATCATG ACTCTGCGTCATCTGTCTCAAGCAGCCGCAGTCAGTCCAGGTTTATGTCCATGTTCTTCTGGCTGTGTGGGCTGGAGagacggagggagggagaggataatcctccagctcctcctgcatCTGAGCAGAACTTCTACTCACTGGAGGAAAAGCCACGTCTGCGAATCATCACAAACGTTAACCTCATCATCAGCATGGCCGTGACCGCTTTTATCATCGGCTTCTGGGCTTGA
- the arhgap17b gene encoding rho GTPase-activating protein 17b isoform X2 produces the protein MKKQFNRMKQLANQTVGRAEKTEVLSDDLLQIERRMEVVRSASHIMHKRLVSCLQGPLGIDAEKRHKKLPLTALSQAMQDGGRELVEEGLIGKMMEMCGDAESLLANELMQHELQIEKDILDPLNQLAEVEIPNILKQRKQLAKLVLDYDSAKTRWYQATKSNNQAMASKVDLLKDEMDEALNKVEICKDQLSADMYNFASKEADYARYYVMLLEAQADYHRRSLAALETAIPTIQVKEDSLTEKPAFGTALEEHLKKSNREIALPLEACIMMLLETGMKEEGLFRIAAGASKLKKLKAALDCSTSQLEEFYSDPHAVAGALKSYLRELPEPLMTFSLYDEWIQASNVSDPDKRLQALWVACDHLPKAHKVNFRYLVKFLARLAQESEVNKMSPSNIAIVLGPNLLWQKTEGTLAEMAAATSVHVVAIIEPIIQHADWFFPDEVDFNVSGMFSMPSHPATPDPEPYLDRKRPGSMGQDGDSHAPRKDSTVNKQPEPTPRRATLIRKQSQLTSPVFQPPLPPLEAGGPAQHETQPQVLSPAAEAEQPGLGGAGIGGGALGGGDHAAAAQPQVVKQLTAEESSPAREFMSTPPPQRNGAAHLAVGTPQSQGGSRGPSPHMVRRGTKKQAPAPPRVASPFSSQTHTPSSSHHPPITPRRFPSKEAIHAPSHPPPQPPPAQQAPGEWEPSPSSSPTPPDTPPHDGSLSNPLSSYPSGSLPRPSRPAPKPRPRPSMPPPQKPPASDSGNGIYSSASKIITDV, from the exons AGCTGAGAAAACCGAGGTCCTGAGTGATGACCTCCTTCAG ATCGAGAGGCGGATGGAGGTCGTGCGCTCGGCGTCACACATCATGCACAAGAGGCTGGTGTCGTGTCTGCAGGGTCCACTGGGCATAGACGCAGAGAAGAGACAT AAAAAGCTGCCGCTGACGGCGTTGTCCCAGGCCATGCAGGACGGGGGCCGTGAGCTGGTAGAAGAGGGTCTCATCGG CAAGATGATGGAAATGTGCGGGGACGCAGAAAGCCTGTTGGCAAATGAACTGATGCAGCATGAGCTGCAGATCGAGAAAGATATCCTGGATCCTCTAAACCAGCTGGCAGAA GTGGAGATTCCCAACATACTCAAACAGAGAAAGCAACTCGCGAAGCTTGTTCTTGACTATGACTCGGCTAAGACGAG GTGGTATCAGGCAACCAAGTCCAACAACCAGGCCATGGCAAGCAAGGTGGATCTGCTCAAGGACGAGATGGATGAAGCTCTCAATAAAGTAGAGATATGCAAG GATCAGCTTTCTGCAGATATGTATAACTTTGCTTCCAAAGAGGCAGACTATGCACGCTACTACGTCATG CTATTAGAGGCCCAGGCAGATTACCACAGGAGGTCGCTGGCAGCTCTGGAGACGGCAATACCAACCATCCAAGTAAAGGAAG ACTCATTGACTGAGAAGCCAGCATTCGGCACGGCGCTGGAGGAGCACTTGAAGAAGAGCAACCGTGAGATTGCTCTGCCCCTGGAGGCTTGCATCATGATGCTGCTGGAGACCGGCATGAAGGAGGAG GGTCTCTTCAGGATTGCCGCCGGAGCTTCAAAACTGAAGAAGCTGAAAGCAGCGCTGGACTGCTCCACCTCGCAGCTTGAGGAGTTCTACTCTGATCCCCACGCTGTCGCCG GAGCCCTGAAGTCCTACCTCAGGGAACTGCCTGAACCTTTAATGACTTTTAGCTTGTATGACGAGTGGATACAAGCCTCAAA TGTGTCGGATCCTGACAAGAGGCTTCAGGCCTTATGGGTGGCATGTGACCATTTGCCAAAAGCTCACAAAGTCAACTTCAG GTATCTGGTGAAGTTTCTCGCCAGACTGGCTCAGGAAAGTGAAGTCAATAAGATGAGTCCGAGCAACATCGCCATTGTCCTGGGGCCTAATTTGCTCTGGCAGAAGACAGAAGG GACGCTGGCAGAGATGGCAGCAGCAACATCTGTCCATGTCGTGGCAATCATTGAGCCTATTATTCAACATGCTGACTGGTTCTTCCCCGACG AGGTGGACTTCAACGTTTCCGGCATGTTCAGTATGCCCTCTCATCCAGCCACCCCGGACCCCGAACCCTACCTGGACAGGAAACGCCCCGGCAGCATGGGGCAGGACGGGGACAGTCACGCCCCGCGTAAAGACAG CACTGTTAACAAACAGCCGGAGCCCACTCCACGCAGAGCCACCTTAATTAGAAAGCAGTCACAACTAACCTCACCCGTCTTCCAACCCCCACTGCCCCCTCTGGAAGCCGGGGGCCCGGCCCAGCATGAAACCCAGCCCCAGGTCCTGTCCCCGGCTGCAGAGGCGGAGCAGCCTGGCCTGGGTGGTGCTGGTATTGGTGGAGGTGCTCTGGGGGGTGGGGACCACGCTGCCGCAGCGCAGCCTCAGGTTGTAAAGCAGCTCACCGCAGAGGAGAGCAG TCCAGCCCGTGAGTTCATGTCCACCCCCCCTCCGCAGAGGAATGGTGCTGCCCATCTGGCGGTAGGAACCCCACAGTCTCAGGGCGGCTCAAGAGGACCTAGTCCCCACATGGTCCGCAGAG GAACCAAAAAGCAAGCACCAGCTCCACCCAGGGTGGCCAGCCCGTTCTCCTCTCAGACCCACACGCCGAGCTCCTCTCATCACCCACCCATCACGCCTCGTCGTTTCCCCAGCAAAGAAGCCATCCACGCCCCGAGCCACCCCCCGCCGCAGCCGCCCCCAGCTCAGCAGGCTCCGGGGGAGTGGGAGCCCTCTCCCTCCAGCAGTCCCACCCCCCCCGACACTCCGCCTCACGATGGCTCGCTCTCCAACCCGCTCTCTTCGTATCCCTCGGGATCCCTGCCTCGCCCCTCCAGGCCGGCTCCCAAGCCCCGGCCGCGGCCCAGCATGCCACCGCCCCAGAAGCCCCCGGCAAGTGACTCCGGTAATGGCATCTACAGCTCCGCCTCCAAGATCATAACAG ATGTCTGA
- the arhgap17b gene encoding rho GTPase-activating protein 17b isoform X1, producing MKKQFNRMKQLANQTVGRAEKTEVLSDDLLQIERRMEVVRSASHIMHKRLVSCLQGPLGIDAEKRHKKLPLTALSQAMQDGGRELVEEGLIGKMMEMCGDAESLLANELMQHELQIEKDILDPLNQLAEVEIPNILKQRKQLAKLVLDYDSAKTRWYQATKSNNQAMASKVDLLKDEMDEALNKVEICKDQLSADMYNFASKEADYARYYVMLLEAQADYHRRSLAALETAIPTIQVKEDSLTEKPAFGTALEEHLKKSNREIALPLEACIMMLLETGMKEEGLFRIAAGASKLKKLKAALDCSTSQLEEFYSDPHAVAGALKSYLRELPEPLMTFSLYDEWIQASNVSDPDKRLQALWVACDHLPKAHKVNFRYLVKFLARLAQESEVNKMSPSNIAIVLGPNLLWQKTEGTLAEMAAATSVHVVAIIEPIIQHADWFFPDEVDFNVSGMFSMPSHPATPDPEPYLDRKRPGSMGQDGDSHAPRKDSTVNKQPEPTPRRATLIRKQSQLTSPVFQPPLPPLEAGGPAQHETQPQVLSPAAEAEQPGLGGAGIGGGALGGGDHAAAAQPQVVKQLTAEESSPAREFMSTPPPQRNGAAHLAVGTPQSQGGSRGPSPHMVRRGTKKQAPAPPRVASPFSSQTHTPSSSHHPPITPRRFPSKEAIHAPSHPPPQPPPAQQAPGEWEPSPSSSPTPPDTPPHDGSLSNPLSSYPSGSLPRPSRPAPKPRPRPSMPPPQKPPASDSGNGIYSSASKIITDGEGGLLPKGTGRAFIPQVIVDQHEQGSAGQEPASAPAAHPDICIPTENTAL from the exons AGCTGAGAAAACCGAGGTCCTGAGTGATGACCTCCTTCAG ATCGAGAGGCGGATGGAGGTCGTGCGCTCGGCGTCACACATCATGCACAAGAGGCTGGTGTCGTGTCTGCAGGGTCCACTGGGCATAGACGCAGAGAAGAGACAT AAAAAGCTGCCGCTGACGGCGTTGTCCCAGGCCATGCAGGACGGGGGCCGTGAGCTGGTAGAAGAGGGTCTCATCGG CAAGATGATGGAAATGTGCGGGGACGCAGAAAGCCTGTTGGCAAATGAACTGATGCAGCATGAGCTGCAGATCGAGAAAGATATCCTGGATCCTCTAAACCAGCTGGCAGAA GTGGAGATTCCCAACATACTCAAACAGAGAAAGCAACTCGCGAAGCTTGTTCTTGACTATGACTCGGCTAAGACGAG GTGGTATCAGGCAACCAAGTCCAACAACCAGGCCATGGCAAGCAAGGTGGATCTGCTCAAGGACGAGATGGATGAAGCTCTCAATAAAGTAGAGATATGCAAG GATCAGCTTTCTGCAGATATGTATAACTTTGCTTCCAAAGAGGCAGACTATGCACGCTACTACGTCATG CTATTAGAGGCCCAGGCAGATTACCACAGGAGGTCGCTGGCAGCTCTGGAGACGGCAATACCAACCATCCAAGTAAAGGAAG ACTCATTGACTGAGAAGCCAGCATTCGGCACGGCGCTGGAGGAGCACTTGAAGAAGAGCAACCGTGAGATTGCTCTGCCCCTGGAGGCTTGCATCATGATGCTGCTGGAGACCGGCATGAAGGAGGAG GGTCTCTTCAGGATTGCCGCCGGAGCTTCAAAACTGAAGAAGCTGAAAGCAGCGCTGGACTGCTCCACCTCGCAGCTTGAGGAGTTCTACTCTGATCCCCACGCTGTCGCCG GAGCCCTGAAGTCCTACCTCAGGGAACTGCCTGAACCTTTAATGACTTTTAGCTTGTATGACGAGTGGATACAAGCCTCAAA TGTGTCGGATCCTGACAAGAGGCTTCAGGCCTTATGGGTGGCATGTGACCATTTGCCAAAAGCTCACAAAGTCAACTTCAG GTATCTGGTGAAGTTTCTCGCCAGACTGGCTCAGGAAAGTGAAGTCAATAAGATGAGTCCGAGCAACATCGCCATTGTCCTGGGGCCTAATTTGCTCTGGCAGAAGACAGAAGG GACGCTGGCAGAGATGGCAGCAGCAACATCTGTCCATGTCGTGGCAATCATTGAGCCTATTATTCAACATGCTGACTGGTTCTTCCCCGACG AGGTGGACTTCAACGTTTCCGGCATGTTCAGTATGCCCTCTCATCCAGCCACCCCGGACCCCGAACCCTACCTGGACAGGAAACGCCCCGGCAGCATGGGGCAGGACGGGGACAGTCACGCCCCGCGTAAAGACAG CACTGTTAACAAACAGCCGGAGCCCACTCCACGCAGAGCCACCTTAATTAGAAAGCAGTCACAACTAACCTCACCCGTCTTCCAACCCCCACTGCCCCCTCTGGAAGCCGGGGGCCCGGCCCAGCATGAAACCCAGCCCCAGGTCCTGTCCCCGGCTGCAGAGGCGGAGCAGCCTGGCCTGGGTGGTGCTGGTATTGGTGGAGGTGCTCTGGGGGGTGGGGACCACGCTGCCGCAGCGCAGCCTCAGGTTGTAAAGCAGCTCACCGCAGAGGAGAGCAG TCCAGCCCGTGAGTTCATGTCCACCCCCCCTCCGCAGAGGAATGGTGCTGCCCATCTGGCGGTAGGAACCCCACAGTCTCAGGGCGGCTCAAGAGGACCTAGTCCCCACATGGTCCGCAGAG GAACCAAAAAGCAAGCACCAGCTCCACCCAGGGTGGCCAGCCCGTTCTCCTCTCAGACCCACACGCCGAGCTCCTCTCATCACCCACCCATCACGCCTCGTCGTTTCCCCAGCAAAGAAGCCATCCACGCCCCGAGCCACCCCCCGCCGCAGCCGCCCCCAGCTCAGCAGGCTCCGGGGGAGTGGGAGCCCTCTCCCTCCAGCAGTCCCACCCCCCCCGACACTCCGCCTCACGATGGCTCGCTCTCCAACCCGCTCTCTTCGTATCCCTCGGGATCCCTGCCTCGCCCCTCCAGGCCGGCTCCCAAGCCCCGGCCGCGGCCCAGCATGCCACCGCCCCAGAAGCCCCCGGCAAGTGACTCCGGTAATGGCATCTACAGCTCCGCCTCCAAGATCATAACAG ATGGAGAAGGAGGTCTTCTTCCAAAGGGGACTGGAAGAGCTTTCATTCCCCAGGTGATTGTGGACCAACACGAGCAGGGCTCTGCTGGTCAAGAGCCCGCCTCCGCCCCGGCCGCCCACCCAGACATTTGCATCCCGACAGAGAACACCGCTCTGTGA
- the arhgap17b gene encoding rho GTPase-activating protein 17b isoform X3: MKKQFNRMKQLANQTVGRAEKTEVLSDDLLQIERRMEVVRSASHIMHKRLVSCLQGPLGIDAEKRHKKLPLTALSQAMQDGGRELVEEGLIGKMMEMCGDAESLLANELMQHELQIEKDILDPLNQLAEVEIPNILKQRKQLAKLVLDYDSAKTRWYQATKSNNQAMASKVDLLKDEMDEALNKVEICKDQLSADMYNFASKEADYARYYVMLLEAQADYHRRSLAALETAIPTIQVKEDSLTEKPAFGTALEEHLKKSNREIALPLEACIMMLLETGMKEEGLFRIAAGASKLKKLKAALDCSTSQLEEFYSDPHAVAGALKSYLRELPEPLMTFSLYDEWIQASNVSDPDKRLQALWVACDHLPKAHKVNFRYLVKFLARLAQESEVNKMSPSNIAIVLGPNLLWQKTEGTLAEMAAATSVHVVAIIEPIIQHADWFFPDEVDFNVSGMFSMPSHPATPDPEPYLDRKRPGSMGQDGDSHAPRKDSPAREFMSTPPPQRNGAAHLAVGTPQSQGGSRGPSPHMVRRGTKKQAPAPPRVASPFSSQTHTPSSSHHPPITPRRFPSKEAIHAPSHPPPQPPPAQQAPGEWEPSPSSSPTPPDTPPHDGSLSNPLSSYPSGSLPRPSRPAPKPRPRPSMPPPQKPPASDSGNGIYSSASKIITDGEGGLLPKGTGRAFIPQVIVDQHEQGSAGQEPASAPAAHPDICIPTENTAL, from the exons AGCTGAGAAAACCGAGGTCCTGAGTGATGACCTCCTTCAG ATCGAGAGGCGGATGGAGGTCGTGCGCTCGGCGTCACACATCATGCACAAGAGGCTGGTGTCGTGTCTGCAGGGTCCACTGGGCATAGACGCAGAGAAGAGACAT AAAAAGCTGCCGCTGACGGCGTTGTCCCAGGCCATGCAGGACGGGGGCCGTGAGCTGGTAGAAGAGGGTCTCATCGG CAAGATGATGGAAATGTGCGGGGACGCAGAAAGCCTGTTGGCAAATGAACTGATGCAGCATGAGCTGCAGATCGAGAAAGATATCCTGGATCCTCTAAACCAGCTGGCAGAA GTGGAGATTCCCAACATACTCAAACAGAGAAAGCAACTCGCGAAGCTTGTTCTTGACTATGACTCGGCTAAGACGAG GTGGTATCAGGCAACCAAGTCCAACAACCAGGCCATGGCAAGCAAGGTGGATCTGCTCAAGGACGAGATGGATGAAGCTCTCAATAAAGTAGAGATATGCAAG GATCAGCTTTCTGCAGATATGTATAACTTTGCTTCCAAAGAGGCAGACTATGCACGCTACTACGTCATG CTATTAGAGGCCCAGGCAGATTACCACAGGAGGTCGCTGGCAGCTCTGGAGACGGCAATACCAACCATCCAAGTAAAGGAAG ACTCATTGACTGAGAAGCCAGCATTCGGCACGGCGCTGGAGGAGCACTTGAAGAAGAGCAACCGTGAGATTGCTCTGCCCCTGGAGGCTTGCATCATGATGCTGCTGGAGACCGGCATGAAGGAGGAG GGTCTCTTCAGGATTGCCGCCGGAGCTTCAAAACTGAAGAAGCTGAAAGCAGCGCTGGACTGCTCCACCTCGCAGCTTGAGGAGTTCTACTCTGATCCCCACGCTGTCGCCG GAGCCCTGAAGTCCTACCTCAGGGAACTGCCTGAACCTTTAATGACTTTTAGCTTGTATGACGAGTGGATACAAGCCTCAAA TGTGTCGGATCCTGACAAGAGGCTTCAGGCCTTATGGGTGGCATGTGACCATTTGCCAAAAGCTCACAAAGTCAACTTCAG GTATCTGGTGAAGTTTCTCGCCAGACTGGCTCAGGAAAGTGAAGTCAATAAGATGAGTCCGAGCAACATCGCCATTGTCCTGGGGCCTAATTTGCTCTGGCAGAAGACAGAAGG GACGCTGGCAGAGATGGCAGCAGCAACATCTGTCCATGTCGTGGCAATCATTGAGCCTATTATTCAACATGCTGACTGGTTCTTCCCCGACG AGGTGGACTTCAACGTTTCCGGCATGTTCAGTATGCCCTCTCATCCAGCCACCCCGGACCCCGAACCCTACCTGGACAGGAAACGCCCCGGCAGCATGGGGCAGGACGGGGACAGTCACGCCCCGCGTAAAGACAG TCCAGCCCGTGAGTTCATGTCCACCCCCCCTCCGCAGAGGAATGGTGCTGCCCATCTGGCGGTAGGAACCCCACAGTCTCAGGGCGGCTCAAGAGGACCTAGTCCCCACATGGTCCGCAGAG GAACCAAAAAGCAAGCACCAGCTCCACCCAGGGTGGCCAGCCCGTTCTCCTCTCAGACCCACACGCCGAGCTCCTCTCATCACCCACCCATCACGCCTCGTCGTTTCCCCAGCAAAGAAGCCATCCACGCCCCGAGCCACCCCCCGCCGCAGCCGCCCCCAGCTCAGCAGGCTCCGGGGGAGTGGGAGCCCTCTCCCTCCAGCAGTCCCACCCCCCCCGACACTCCGCCTCACGATGGCTCGCTCTCCAACCCGCTCTCTTCGTATCCCTCGGGATCCCTGCCTCGCCCCTCCAGGCCGGCTCCCAAGCCCCGGCCGCGGCCCAGCATGCCACCGCCCCAGAAGCCCCCGGCAAGTGACTCCGGTAATGGCATCTACAGCTCCGCCTCCAAGATCATAACAG ATGGAGAAGGAGGTCTTCTTCCAAAGGGGACTGGAAGAGCTTTCATTCCCCAGGTGATTGTGGACCAACACGAGCAGGGCTCTGCTGGTCAAGAGCCCGCCTCCGCCCCGGCCGCCCACCCAGACATTTGCATCCCGACAGAGAACACCGCTCTGTGA